The following are from one region of the Dreissena polymorpha isolate Duluth1 chromosome 2, UMN_Dpol_1.0, whole genome shotgun sequence genome:
- the LOC127869960 gene encoding uncharacterized protein LOC127869960 has translation MRVEEADPFTVTCVDFPGALHVRGTDGQDTKAYIRLLTCASNRAVYLELVPDLSRETFIEAYRRFCSRRSVPRMMISDNGTTFVGEANQIRNPFASEIIHTELSRRGTEWRFIVKRDSWYGEWWENLIGLTKTSIKKVLGGSNVDYHQQTIVITEIKTVINDRPLTYISTAQSDLQPLTSSRLVSGRRITVLLHSRDVDFDPKNINTRENISKRARMQQKLIDDFRCRWSREYLTAVRENQRISGRNEQTIKVGNIVVVHDEGPRSQMETGKGRGAHPRQRRTSTSRKLSD, from the coding sequence ATGAGAGTGGAAGAAGCGGACCCATTCACTGTGACTTGTGTTGACTTTCCCGGAGCGTTACATGTACGTGGTACAGACGGTCAGGACACGAAGGCATACATTCGCCTGTTAACATGTGCTTCCAACCGTGCAGTATATCTGGAGCTGGTACCCGATTTGTCCAGAGAGACGTTCATAGAAGCCTATCGCAGATTCTGTAGTCGACGCTCAGTACCCCGGATGATGATTTCTGACAATGGAACAACATTTGTAGGTGAGGCGAACCAAATTAGGAATCCTTTCGCGTCCGAGATAATTCATACGGAACTTAGCAGAAGAGGAACAGAGTGGCGCTTCATCGTCAAACGTGATTCATGGTATGGAGAATGGTGGGAGAATTTGATTGGGTTAACCAAAACGTCTATCAAAAAAGTGCTTGGAGGCTCTAACGTTGACTACCATCAACAAACGATTGTGATCACGGaaataaaaactgttataaaTGATCGACCTCTGACCTACATCAGCACCGCGCAGAGTGACTTGCAGCCGCTGACATCTTCTCGTCTTGTTTCCGGTCGCCGAATCACAGTGCTACTTCACAGCCGTGACGTGGATTTTGATCCTAAAAATATCAACACCAGAGAGAACATTTCCAAACGAGCGCGAATGCAGCAAAAACTCATCGACGATTTCCGCTGCAGATGGAGCAGAGAATACCTCACAGCTGTACGCGAAAACCAGCGGATTTCCGGGCGTAATGAGCAGACGATTAAAGTCGGAAACATCGTCGTGGTACACGATGAAGGTCCACGGTCACAAATGGAAACTGGCAAGGGTCGAGGCGCTCATCCAAGGCAACGACGGACGAGTACGAGCCGCAAACTTTCGGACTGA